The following nucleotide sequence is from Actinomycetota bacterium.
TGATCGGGCTGCCGGCCCGACGGCGGATCCGGTGGACCAGGATCGGGCGGATCGAGCTTCTTGATGCCGCTCGCGACCACCTCCGTGAGGCTGCGAGCCCCGGCGCCGCTCCGGTAGAACCGTCGGACGAGCTGGCCGTGCACGAGCACGCGATCGCCCTTGGCGATCTCGCCCAGCGCTCGAGCGCCGACCGTGGCGTGCCACGCCGCGATCGGCAGCGGCAGGAGGCGCTTGCCGGTCTCCGGAACGGAGAGCCTGAGCTCGGTCACTTCGTCGCCCGACGGCATGCGGCGCTGAACCGGATCGGCGGAGATCGTGCCCGCGAGCACGACGACGTTGACGGTGACCATGCGTCCTCCACTTCCTGCGGCGTCTCGCGACTGACCGCGCCTCAGGGGGAGGTCACGTCACGGGGAACCCTAGCGACAGCCTCCGACATCGGAGAGACCGAGGTCACAGGCTTCGGTTCGACCGGCCCGGCTCGGTCAGAGATCGCTGCACTGATCTTCCTTGTCCCCTTGGACGCGGTTGTTCCCGCCTGTCGGTGGTGGCGAATTGGACTTGCACTGCAGGTTCCCGTCGATGACGTTGCCTACGATCCGGACCCCGCCCTCATTGGAGAAGGCCTGGAGGTCGGCGTCGATCCTGTTGCGAACCGCGGCCTGGCGGCCTTCGTTCTGCTTGGTCTGCAGGTTGCCGCCGATGACCGCCCTGCGGACGATGCCTCGGCCGCCCGACTCGAGCTGGATGTCTCCCCCGATCCGCGATCTCGCGATCCTTCCGTCCGATCGTCGAGGCGTGACGAGCACCGAACGGTGATCCTGCGTCTGGAGGTTGCCGCCGATGCCGACGCCGCGTGCGACGAGCGTGCCCCGTCGCTCGACCTCGACGTTGTCGTCGATGCGGGTGCCGAGGAGCGTGCAGCTCGCGCCGCTCGGCACGATCACGTTGCCGTCGATATGGACCGAGCCGATCGTTCCCCGGCAGATGCGATCGTCGGCCCACGCAGGACCGACCTGGACCA
It contains:
- a CDS encoding single-stranded DNA-binding protein, whose translation is MVTVNVVVLAGTISADPVQRRMPSGDEVTELRLSVPETGKRLLPLPIAAWHATVGARALGEIAKGDRVLVHGQLVRRFYRSGAGARSLTEVVASGIKKLDPPDPGPPDPPSGRQPDQAAS